In Ensifer canadensis, a genomic segment contains:
- a CDS encoding VOC family protein has protein sequence MRYLHTMVRVKNLDEALNFYCTLFGLSEIRRYENEKGRFTLVFLAAPGDLDRAKGELSPCLELTYNWDSEDYTGGRNFGHLAYEVDDIYGFCQHLMDNGVTINRPPRDGHMAFVRSPDGISIEILQKGENLAAQEPWASMANTGAW, from the coding sequence ATGCGTTATCTGCACACGATGGTTCGCGTCAAAAATCTGGACGAGGCCTTGAACTTCTATTGCACGCTTTTCGGCCTCAGCGAAATCCGTCGCTACGAGAACGAGAAGGGCCGCTTCACGCTTGTCTTCCTGGCCGCCCCAGGCGATCTCGACCGGGCAAAGGGCGAACTCTCGCCGTGCCTCGAACTCACCTACAATTGGGACAGCGAAGATTATACAGGCGGTCGCAACTTCGGTCACCTGGCCTATGAGGTGGATGACATTTATGGCTTCTGCCAGCACCTGATGGACAACGGCGTAACCATTAACCGCCCGCCACGCGATGGGCACATGGCCTTTGTGCGCTCACCCGACGGTATTTCGATCGAGATCCTGCAGAAGGGCGAGAACCTGGCGGCGCAGGAGCCCTGGGCGTCCATGGCCAACACCGGCGCCTGGTAA
- the recJ gene encoding single-stranded-DNA-specific exonuclease RecJ, with product MEEPVDPIQRAFLGVERSISGQRWVSRLDQAGQNRALAISQVHGYSDLIGRVLAGRGVSLDDAATFLDPTLRSLMPDPDTLTDCRKAAERLSLAISRREKVVVFGDYDVDGAASSALMARFLEHFGLEVEIYIPDRIFEGYGPNPQAIEQLIDNGARLIVTVDCGSTSHESLAVAAQRGIDVVVIDHHQVGSTLPPCHALVNPNREDDLSGQGHLCAAGVVYLVLVNAVRVLRAAGDARVGTFDLLAQLDLVALATVCDVVPLKGLNRAYVVKGLIAARHMGNVGLAALLRKAAIGGPVTPYHLGFLVGPRINAGGRIGDAALGSRLLTMDDSAAAETIAARLDELNRERQAMEAAMLAEAEAEVLAEYGTGEGASVIVTARENWHPGIVGLIAARIKEKFRRPTFAIAFDPNGRGTGSGRSIAGFDMGKMVRAAVDGGLLVKGGGHAMAAGLTVERAKLGRLRQFFEEKAEAAVRDLVAVQTLKVDGALGASGATLELIDLLEQAGPYGSAHPQPVFAFPLHRLRDCRQVGANHIKVTLEGQDGSRLEGIAFRAVETPLGDFLFASRGASIHVAGSVSADLWQGQRRVQLRVSDAAKAM from the coding sequence ATGGAAGAACCGGTAGACCCGATACAGCGAGCTTTTCTGGGCGTCGAGCGATCGATCAGCGGTCAGCGCTGGGTCTCTCGTCTCGACCAGGCCGGGCAGAACCGCGCGCTGGCGATCAGCCAGGTTCATGGCTATTCCGATCTCATTGGACGCGTGCTGGCCGGCCGTGGCGTTTCGCTCGACGATGCCGCGACCTTCCTCGACCCGACGCTTCGCTCGCTGATGCCGGACCCCGACACCTTGACCGACTGCCGCAAAGCGGCAGAGCGCCTGTCGCTGGCAATATCCAGGCGCGAGAAGGTAGTGGTCTTCGGCGACTACGACGTCGATGGCGCTGCATCCTCGGCGCTGATGGCGCGCTTCCTCGAACATTTCGGGCTCGAGGTCGAGATCTACATCCCCGATCGCATCTTTGAAGGCTATGGCCCCAACCCACAGGCGATCGAACAGTTGATCGATAACGGGGCCAGGCTCATCGTCACCGTCGACTGTGGCTCGACCAGCCATGAATCGCTCGCTGTCGCGGCCCAACGCGGTATCGACGTCGTCGTCATCGACCATCACCAGGTCGGCTCGACGTTGCCGCCATGCCATGCACTGGTCAATCCCAACCGCGAGGACGATCTCTCCGGCCAGGGGCACCTTTGCGCTGCCGGCGTCGTCTATCTCGTTCTCGTCAATGCCGTGCGGGTGCTGCGCGCCGCTGGTGATGCGCGCGTTGGGACTTTCGATCTACTGGCGCAACTCGATCTCGTGGCACTCGCAACCGTTTGTGATGTGGTGCCGCTGAAGGGGCTCAATCGCGCCTATGTGGTCAAGGGGCTGATTGCAGCCCGGCATATGGGCAATGTCGGGCTGGCCGCGCTGTTGCGCAAGGCGGCGATCGGCGGTCCCGTGACGCCATATCATCTCGGCTTTCTGGTCGGGCCACGCATCAATGCGGGCGGGCGCATCGGGGACGCGGCGCTTGGCAGCCGCCTGTTGACGATGGACGATAGTGCTGCGGCTGAAACGATTGCGGCACGGCTCGACGAGCTCAACCGCGAGCGGCAGGCGATGGAAGCGGCGATGTTGGCCGAGGCCGAGGCCGAGGTTCTGGCTGAGTACGGCACGGGCGAGGGCGCCTCCGTCATTGTGACGGCGCGGGAGAACTGGCACCCCGGTATCGTCGGGCTGATCGCGGCGAGAATAAAAGAGAAATTCCGTCGCCCGACCTTTGCCATTGCCTTCGATCCGAATGGTCGCGGCACCGGATCGGGTCGGTCGATTGCTGGTTTCGACATGGGAAAGATGGTTCGTGCCGCCGTCGACGGCGGATTGTTGGTGAAAGGCGGCGGCCACGCCATGGCCGCAGGCCTGACGGTCGAGCGGGCAAAGCTCGGCCGGTTGCGCCAATTCTTTGAGGAGAAGGCTGAAGCAGCCGTGCGGGACCTCGTTGCGGTGCAGACGCTGAAGGTGGACGGCGCGCTCGGCGCGTCTGGCGCAACGCTGGAACTGATCGATCTGCTGGAGCAGGCCGGCCCCTACGGCTCCGCCCATCCGCAGCCGGTCTTCGCCTTCCCCCTGCATCGGCTGCGCGACTGCCGCCAGGTTGGAGCCAACCACATCAAGGTGACCCTCGAAGGGCAAGACGGCAGCCGCCTCGAAGGTATCGCCTTTCGGGCCGTGGAGACGCCGCTCGGCGACTTCCTGTTCGCCAGCCGTGGCGCATCCATTCATGTTGCGGGTTCGGTTTCGGCCGATCTTTGGCAAGGCCAGCGGCGCGTGCAGTTGCGTGTAAGCGACGCTGCCAAGGCAATGTAG
- a CDS encoding outer membrane protein, translating into MIRHVLVAIIAAAAFAPAASAADLTENLEPAPLVEAAPTFVWTGGYVGLQGGGGWLNGDFSTPGGSASQDFNGGLLGAFAGFNYQQGDWVYGIEGDVSYNWNDKTFDIFGASPEAGTDVSGSVRGRLGYVVNDKALVYATSGWAITRGFVDVPGASKEKETFNGWTIGAGVDYAFTDSLFGRAEYRYNDYGDKDVGGYNVDFDQHQFTVGIGVKF; encoded by the coding sequence ATGATCAGGCATGTGCTTGTTGCAATCATTGCTGCGGCCGCCTTCGCGCCCGCGGCATCGGCCGCCGATCTGACCGAAAACCTCGAGCCGGCGCCCCTCGTGGAAGCAGCGCCTACCTTTGTCTGGACCGGCGGTTATGTCGGTCTACAGGGTGGTGGCGGCTGGCTTAATGGCGATTTCAGTACGCCGGGCGGAAGCGCTTCACAGGATTTCAATGGCGGCCTTCTCGGTGCCTTCGCCGGCTTCAACTACCAACAAGGCGATTGGGTCTACGGTATCGAAGGCGATGTCAGCTATAACTGGAACGACAAGACCTTCGATATCTTCGGCGCCTCTCCGGAAGCCGGAACCGATGTATCCGGTTCCGTCCGCGGCCGTCTGGGTTACGTCGTCAACGACAAGGCACTTGTCTATGCGACCAGCGGCTGGGCGATTACGCGCGGCTTTGTCGATGTGCCTGGGGCTTCCAAGGAAAAGGAAACCTTCAATGGCTGGACGATCGGTGCCGGTGTCGACTACGCCTTCACCGACAGCCTGTTCGGTCGGGCCGAATATCGCTACAACGACTATGGCGACAAGGATGTCGGCGGCTACAACGTCGATTTCGACCAGCATCAATTCACCGTCGGCATCGGCGTAAAGTTCTAA
- a CDS encoding cold-shock protein, whose amino-acid sequence MADRTSSKDVMHDDDFGSDALDLVEITGVIKWFDVAKGFGFIVPDNGMQDVLVHVTCLRRDGYQTVLEGARVVALIQKRDRGYQAFRILSMDQSTAIHPSQLPPIRTHVQVTPTSGLERVLVKWFNRTKGFGFLTRGEGTEDIFVHMETLRRFGLTELRPGQVVLVRFGDGEKGLMAAEIHPDGPTPTSRSH is encoded by the coding sequence ATGGCGGATAGGACATCTTCAAAAGACGTCATGCATGATGACGACTTTGGCAGCGACGCCCTCGACCTCGTCGAAATCACCGGCGTGATCAAATGGTTCGATGTCGCCAAGGGGTTTGGCTTCATCGTGCCTGATAACGGCATGCAGGATGTGCTGGTGCACGTGACCTGCCTGCGGCGCGACGGCTATCAGACGGTGCTCGAAGGGGCCCGCGTCGTGGCTCTCATCCAGAAGCGCGACCGTGGCTACCAGGCCTTCCGCATTCTGTCGATGGATCAGTCGACGGCCATTCATCCCTCGCAACTGCCGCCGATCAGAACCCACGTGCAGGTAACGCCGACGAGCGGCCTCGAACGTGTCTTGGTCAAGTGGTTCAACCGGACCAAGGGCTTCGGCTTCTTGACGCGCGGCGAGGGCACGGAGGATATCTTCGTTCATATGGAAACGTTGCGCCGTTTCGGTCTGACGGAACTGCGCCCCGGCCAAGTGGTTCTCGTGCGCTTCGGCGACGGTGAAAAGGGCTTGATGGCGGCCGAGATCCATCCCGATGGCCCAACACCGACAAGCCGTTCGCACTGA
- a CDS encoding ArsR/SmtB family transcription factor codes for MDNLEAITALGALAQSTRLDTFRLLVKHEPDGLPVGELAKIVDVPQNTMSAHLKTLTQAGLISGERHSRSIIYRAKLDVFRELTLFLIKDCCGGNAEICTPLIAELMPCCPPVGVSA; via the coding sequence ATGGATAACTTGGAAGCCATCACTGCGCTGGGCGCACTCGCACAGAGCACTCGTCTGGACACGTTCCGGCTGCTCGTCAAACATGAGCCTGACGGGCTGCCCGTTGGCGAGTTGGCGAAGATCGTCGACGTGCCGCAAAACACCATGTCTGCGCATCTCAAAACGCTGACACAGGCTGGCTTGATCTCCGGTGAGCGCCACAGCCGTTCAATCATCTACCGTGCAAAGCTCGATGTGTTCCGCGAACTGACACTGTTCCTGATCAAGGACTGCTGTGGCGGCAATGCGGAGATTTGCACCCCTTTGATTGCCGAACTCATGCCGTGCTGCCCACCCGTGGGAGTGAGCGCATGA
- a CDS encoding arsenate reductase ArsC — MSERVYNVLFLCTGNSARSILAESILNAEGKGSFRAYSAGSNPKGEVNPHAIRELDALGYPSTGFSSKSWDVFAEPGAPQMDFIFTVCDSAAGEACPVWIGHPMTAHWGVEDPAVVEGTEVEVQKAFAQAARFVKNRISAFLSLPHSSIDKLALEQHLRQIGRMEGSTQPQEKAS; from the coding sequence ATGTCTGAACGTGTTTATAACGTGCTCTTCTTGTGCACGGGCAATTCCGCTCGCTCTATTCTTGCCGAGTCCATCCTCAACGCCGAGGGCAAGGGCAGCTTCCGCGCCTACTCCGCGGGCAGCAATCCAAAGGGCGAGGTCAATCCTCACGCCATCAGGGAGCTAGACGCACTCGGTTATCCGTCCACGGGGTTTTCCTCGAAAAGCTGGGACGTCTTCGCTGAGCCAGGCGCACCGCAGATGGACTTCATCTTCACCGTCTGCGACAGCGCAGCAGGCGAAGCGTGCCCTGTGTGGATTGGCCATCCCATGACCGCACATTGGGGTGTCGAAGACCCGGCAGTCGTCGAAGGGACAGAAGTCGAGGTGCAAAAGGCCTTCGCTCAAGCTGCAAGGTTCGTCAAGAACCGCATATCGGCGTTTCTCAGCCTGCCGCATTCCTCCATCGACAAGCTCGCCCTCGAACAGCACCTGCGCCAGATCGGCAGGATGGAAGGCTCCACGCAGCCTCAGGAAAAGGCAAGCTGA
- a CDS encoding DUF192 domain-containing protein, with protein MSMARTFSARSAATALFLSALLFAAFALAEAQFTSDRMRLVTADNKIHEFTVELAIDADQREQGLMFRRSMAPDHGMLFDFGDTRRVMMWMKNTYLALDMLFIDKSGTVRTIHQDAVPFSEAIIDSREPVAYVLELNAGTVKRLGIKPGDRLEGARIVGN; from the coding sequence ATGTCGATGGCTCGAACCTTTTCTGCAAGAAGCGCCGCCACGGCGCTTTTTTTGTCGGCGCTACTGTTTGCAGCCTTTGCGCTAGCGGAAGCGCAATTCACCAGCGACCGGATGCGGCTGGTGACGGCCGACAACAAGATCCATGAGTTCACGGTCGAGCTTGCCATCGATGCCGATCAGCGGGAGCAGGGGCTGATGTTTCGGCGCTCAATGGCACCCGATCACGGAATGTTGTTCGATTTCGGTGATACCCGTCGGGTGATGATGTGGATGAAGAACACCTATCTGGCGCTCGACATGCTGTTCATCGACAAGAGCGGTACTGTGCGGACGATCCATCAGGATGCCGTGCCGTTTTCCGAGGCGATCATCGATTCGCGTGAGCCGGTGGCCTATGTGCTGGAACTCAATGCCGGAACCGTCAAACGGCTCGGCATCAAGCCGGGTGATCGGCTGGAAGGCGCTCGTATCGTCGGTAACTGA
- a CDS encoding DUF1062 domain-containing protein: MSHTYLVQWTIKPKIAPRPWLACNRCRAARPFEPSGKTRLNANGRRLDAWLIYRCCSCDSTWNRPIFERRHIRDIDPHTLNALQTNDEAWIEKVSFDLDGLRRDAGQIEEFSEVHVQKTILNPAAESSPPLEIVLDLAMKTSLRTERLLSMELGLSRKRIAILEEAGRLSTAPSGKNALRRPVKDEMRITIDLAGEADRNAILSRAGP, translated from the coding sequence ATGTCTCACACATACCTGGTCCAGTGGACCATCAAACCCAAAATCGCGCCGCGTCCCTGGCTCGCCTGCAACCGTTGCCGAGCAGCACGTCCATTCGAGCCGAGCGGCAAGACACGGCTCAATGCCAATGGTCGGCGGCTGGATGCCTGGCTGATCTATCGCTGCTGCAGTTGCGACAGCACCTGGAACCGCCCCATCTTCGAACGCCGCCACATCCGCGATATCGATCCGCACACGCTCAACGCGCTTCAGACCAATGACGAAGCCTGGATCGAGAAGGTCTCTTTCGATCTCGACGGGTTGCGCCGGGATGCGGGGCAGATCGAGGAGTTTTCCGAGGTTCATGTGCAAAAGACGATTCTGAACCCGGCCGCCGAATCATCCCCGCCTCTGGAGATCGTTCTTGACCTGGCGATGAAAACATCGCTGCGAACGGAGCGGTTGCTATCCATGGAACTCGGCCTATCACGCAAGCGTATCGCCATACTTGAAGAGGCAGGCCGCCTCTCCACAGCACCATCGGGCAAGAACGCTCTACGGCGACCGGTGAAGGATGAAATGCGCATTACCATCGATCTTGCCGGCGAAGCCGATCGTAATGCAATCCTCAGCCGCGCCGGGCCTTAG
- a CDS encoding YcbK family protein codes for MQHRETRGALLATFSRAAAISVSLFALSGCVSAVADSEAANALKVEEAQDALQVADSPQTGATVRDAQVSAVGSNPQAAQGNSALAPGQAPAQQGGPLTMQSTGLRAASSSIYGQAPAAAGQAAMAGAQPQATGSVPATGAAQPSMNATTNSLFSGSQGQGQIQPQPQPQPQPQPIIQPQQGASNETSGAPSDTAVMAYAAPEGATLPASVPLPLSAQAALGGKTSRVLQPVQAVEQAQAATDVATQAATATPNAKASESGSKEVPKTWTLASLFAGKRKEKQQQETARAAQPAEKKTITTSNASQPQMASLAYQGLPGVKMSPLFSVAHEDHAADEEDAPVQVASLSGLARLAPSGLILQTEKVEAGCFKPELMQMLKQVETHYGRQVMVTSGLRPIKVNRAKQSLHTRCEAADIQVKGVSKWELADFLRSIPGRGGVGTYCHTESVHIDIGAQRDWNWRCRRGKG; via the coding sequence TTGCAACATCGGGAAACAAGGGGAGCGCTGCTGGCAACTTTCAGCCGCGCAGCCGCGATATCCGTTTCGCTGTTCGCGTTGAGCGGCTGCGTGTCTGCCGTCGCTGATAGCGAAGCAGCAAATGCGTTGAAGGTAGAGGAAGCGCAAGACGCTCTGCAGGTCGCCGATTCGCCCCAGACCGGCGCGACCGTTCGCGACGCTCAAGTGTCGGCGGTTGGCAGCAACCCGCAGGCAGCCCAAGGCAATAGCGCTCTCGCGCCGGGTCAGGCCCCCGCGCAACAGGGTGGGCCGCTGACCATGCAGAGCACGGGCCTGCGTGCGGCCTCATCGAGCATCTATGGCCAGGCTCCGGCCGCGGCCGGTCAAGCGGCGATGGCGGGCGCACAGCCGCAGGCGACGGGCTCCGTCCCGGCCACAGGCGCTGCCCAGCCGAGCATGAACGCAACGACGAACAGCCTCTTCAGCGGCAGCCAAGGACAGGGGCAAATCCAGCCTCAGCCTCAGCCTCAGCCGCAACCCCAGCCGATCATCCAGCCGCAGCAAGGCGCATCGAATGAGACTTCCGGCGCCCCGTCCGATACAGCAGTGATGGCCTATGCCGCCCCGGAAGGCGCTACTCTTCCCGCCTCGGTACCGCTGCCCTTGAGCGCGCAAGCCGCCCTCGGCGGCAAGACATCGCGCGTGCTTCAGCCCGTACAAGCTGTTGAGCAGGCGCAGGCGGCAACAGACGTGGCGACCCAGGCCGCCACGGCCACGCCGAACGCCAAGGCCAGCGAAAGCGGCTCCAAGGAAGTACCGAAGACCTGGACGCTTGCGAGCCTGTTTGCGGGAAAACGCAAGGAGAAACAGCAGCAGGAAACGGCGCGCGCAGCGCAGCCGGCTGAGAAAAAAACCATCACCACCAGCAACGCCAGCCAGCCGCAGATGGCCTCGCTCGCCTATCAGGGCCTGCCCGGCGTCAAGATGAGCCCGCTGTTCAGCGTGGCGCATGAAGACCACGCGGCGGACGAAGAGGACGCACCGGTTCAGGTCGCCTCCCTTTCCGGCTTGGCCCGTCTGGCACCAAGCGGCCTTATCCTGCAGACCGAAAAGGTCGAGGCCGGCTGCTTCAAGCCGGAGCTGATGCAGATGCTCAAACAGGTTGAAACGCATTACGGCCGCCAAGTGATGGTGACTTCGGGCCTGCGCCCGATCAAGGTCAACCGCGCAAAGCAATCCCTCCATACGCGCTGCGAGGCGGCAGACATCCAGGTGAAGGGCGTCAGCAAGTGGGAGTTGGCAGATTTCCTGCGCAGCATTCCCGGGCGCGGTGGCGTTGGAACCTACTGCCACACGGAATCGGTTCATATCGACATCGGCGCCCAGCGCGATTGGAACTGGCGCTGCCGCCGCGGCAAGGGCTGA